One stretch of Jiangella gansuensis DSM 44835 DNA includes these proteins:
- a CDS encoding extracellular solute-binding protein: MNRARLLTAGIAAAALALSACGGDGDDSTEPAAGAETGGTPEPADLRLWINGPDTPQSMRDWLVAEFEERHPGSTLTIEEQQWEGLVDRLTTSLGSESETPDVVEVGNTQAPTFTTVGAFSDITDLLPDLGGEDLLQGFVDAGTADGRTYAVPLYAGSAYVFYRKDLFAASGIEVPTTMQEFVDAAVKLKQDNAGVANFSGFWLPGQDWRDGAAFVWDAGGDFAVEEDGEWVGALSTPESQAGLELVQRLFTEASGAPKDGNEADGHVPFCAGEVGMALRPGWLRGSIEDPELGCPDMMANVGVFALPGSDGEPAPVLLGGSNIAVSATSPNQELARDLVELMLSDEFQSQYAENGLTPAKTSLASGLGTDEFAAATVEAVSNAKLTPAAAGWASVEGSRILEDLFVAIANGGDIQQLAENADAAIADQLD; encoded by the coding sequence GTGAACAGAGCACGTCTACTCACCGCCGGCATCGCCGCCGCGGCACTTGCACTCTCCGCGTGCGGCGGTGACGGCGACGACAGCACCGAACCCGCCGCGGGGGCCGAGACCGGCGGCACTCCGGAGCCGGCCGACCTCCGGTTGTGGATCAACGGCCCGGACACTCCGCAGTCGATGCGCGACTGGCTGGTCGCCGAGTTCGAGGAACGGCACCCCGGTTCGACGCTGACCATCGAGGAGCAGCAGTGGGAGGGCCTGGTCGACCGGCTCACCACCTCGCTGGGCAGCGAGTCCGAGACCCCGGACGTCGTCGAGGTCGGCAACACGCAGGCGCCCACGTTCACCACCGTCGGCGCGTTCAGCGACATCACCGACCTGCTGCCGGACCTCGGCGGCGAGGACCTGCTCCAGGGCTTCGTCGACGCCGGCACCGCGGACGGCCGTACCTACGCGGTCCCGCTCTACGCCGGTTCGGCCTACGTCTTCTATCGCAAGGACCTGTTCGCCGCCTCCGGCATCGAGGTCCCGACCACCATGCAGGAGTTCGTCGACGCCGCGGTGAAGCTGAAGCAGGACAACGCTGGCGTCGCCAACTTCAGCGGGTTCTGGCTGCCCGGCCAGGACTGGCGCGACGGCGCGGCGTTCGTCTGGGATGCCGGCGGCGACTTCGCCGTCGAGGAGGACGGCGAGTGGGTCGGCGCGCTGTCGACCCCGGAGTCGCAGGCCGGTCTGGAACTGGTGCAGCGGCTGTTCACCGAGGCGTCCGGTGCGCCGAAGGACGGCAACGAGGCCGACGGGCACGTCCCGTTCTGTGCCGGTGAGGTCGGCATGGCACTGCGCCCGGGCTGGCTGCGCGGCAGCATCGAGGACCCGGAGCTCGGCTGCCCGGACATGATGGCGAACGTCGGCGTCTTCGCGCTGCCCGGCAGTGACGGTGAACCCGCGCCGGTGCTGCTCGGCGGCTCCAACATCGCCGTCTCCGCGACCTCGCCGAACCAGGAACTGGCGCGCGATCTGGTCGAGCTGATGCTCAGCGACGAGTTCCAGAGCCAGTACGCCGAGAACGGCCTCACCCCGGCCAAGACGTCGCTCGCGTCCGGCCTGGGCACCGACGAGTTCGCCGCGGCCACCGTCGAAGCGGTCTCGAACGCCAAGCTCACCCCCGCCGCGGCCGGTTGGGCGTCGGTCGAGGGCTCCCGGATCCTGGAGGACCTGTTCGTCGCGATCGCGAACGGCGGAGACATCCAGCAGCTCGCCGAGAACGCCGATGCGGCCATCGCCGACCAGCTCGACTAG
- a CDS encoding ROK family transcriptional regulator, translating into MSQRPGTPSLLRAINDRSALELLLTAGPLTRVDLGRMTGLSKVTASQLLARLQDRGLVEVVGTRSAGRGPSAEVYAVRPGCSHSIGVELNPDLAVAAVADVTGTVVGQVSQPLDGGPAPQRLIHDVARAAAAEAGIHVGDVDGVVIGMPGVVDPTHGDIDLSFDLPGWHRGLRDRLAADLGCDVAFENDVNLAAVAERAEGAARDVDDMVLLWVGRGVGLAVVLSGHLHRGATGAAGEIGYLPMPGAPSPASVDRPAQGAFQALVGAGAVGELAREHGIRADGAAAAVRVALAGGTATEEFLHAFSHRLALGVASVCAVVDPALVVVAGEVGAAGGERLCELVGDDVRRIAPVNPQVVPTAVKDAPVLRGAVLTAVAHARENLFATTE; encoded by the coding sequence GTGTCGCAACGACCTGGCACCCCGAGCCTGCTTCGGGCCATCAACGACCGCAGCGCGCTGGAGCTGCTGCTCACCGCCGGGCCACTCACTCGCGTCGATCTCGGCCGCATGACCGGGCTGTCCAAGGTGACCGCTTCCCAGCTGCTGGCGCGGCTGCAGGACCGCGGCCTGGTCGAGGTCGTCGGCACCCGCTCGGCCGGCCGCGGCCCCAGCGCCGAGGTGTACGCCGTGCGTCCCGGCTGCTCGCACTCGATCGGCGTCGAGCTCAATCCGGACCTGGCTGTCGCCGCCGTCGCCGACGTCACCGGAACCGTCGTCGGGCAGGTCTCCCAGCCGCTGGACGGCGGGCCTGCACCGCAGCGGCTGATCCACGACGTGGCGCGGGCCGCGGCGGCCGAAGCGGGCATTCACGTCGGCGACGTCGACGGCGTCGTCATCGGCATGCCGGGTGTCGTCGACCCCACCCACGGCGACATCGACCTCTCCTTCGACCTGCCCGGCTGGCACCGGGGCCTGCGCGACCGGCTCGCCGCGGACCTCGGCTGCGACGTCGCCTTCGAGAACGACGTCAACCTCGCCGCCGTCGCCGAACGGGCCGAGGGCGCCGCCCGTGACGTCGACGACATGGTGCTGCTGTGGGTGGGCCGCGGTGTCGGGCTCGCGGTCGTCCTCAGCGGCCACCTGCACCGCGGTGCCACCGGGGCGGCCGGCGAGATCGGATACCTGCCGATGCCCGGAGCGCCGTCCCCGGCCAGCGTCGACCGCCCGGCGCAGGGCGCGTTCCAGGCGCTCGTCGGTGCCGGCGCCGTCGGCGAACTGGCCCGCGAACACGGCATCCGCGCCGACGGGGCCGCCGCGGCGGTGCGGGTCGCCCTGGCCGGTGGAACGGCGACCGAGGAGTTCCTGCACGCGTTCTCGCACCGGCTGGCGCTCGGGGTGGCGTCCGTCTGCGCCGTGGTCGACCCGGCGTTGGTGGTCGTGGCCGGCGAGGTCGGCGCCGCGGGCGGAGAGCGGCTGTGCGAGCTGGTCGGCGACGACGTGCGCCGGATCGCCCCGGTGAACCCGCAGGTGGTCCCGACCGCGGTCAAGGACGCCCCGGTGCTCCGCGGCGCGGTCCTGACCGCCGTCGCCCATGCCCGGGAGAACCTCTTCGCCACGACCGAGTGA
- a CDS encoding chromosome segregation ATPase — protein MSPVSGGAFDIVGERVLVGVQVVDISRLSTHPVPMIGQGLVTVAGQGPKDSNGAGKSSFIAALSLLHADEQWKLTSGAAGAAELLFTAELAAQEGRWSNVDRGYVIGVFAPPGTADVTMLTSNTLTVWLRINRKAPYIDVRWTDGLHVPHGATEAERAAGVDAMWQALPRSNGRTDVHAGQLSRVLFGQHARCVSFLSTSVRSSQTANLLAQPLNDLPPHRIFDALATLTGLDRELEHEQVLRTAEHRHRSDVLDAERDLATWESEMAVVEAGIARRLAARDLLDDARTAWRARCARHLLDGVEQSEHIRRTLAELDEREAELRGEIEAVEERLSALTDDDESARRFEAAQRRRNELIARDRELEATHLAATQQVERLSETLRSLTEEAQAADGRTPPVAAEEREQARTVLEEALGAQAVARAAAGDARRRLAATESGDDVAAEQVGLLRTAGVEATALVDVVEIDPAERDVWEPRLAPYREAVVVSRDDGARAAAALTGLPGSLLVLADAGRDLSAFLAALADRAGEPAAVVDGTATTDEAGPAAVVDAAAGVIAVGGFADPITGQPARVAAATADLEAASAALEEAGAAVDQARGAVARAEARARAADAAERADAVQKEIGELREANIERQDRRDALVPELAEAEAAYARELGVHNSREERVNSLRDTRKRLTQTLTEHESRRLELISERDGLGLLDREKAWGDSPDAARRHLLELDQDVQGRTTAEWDEAACRLTNEVAIRCFPPGTPAEEMTAELRELLVTQNWVGGSLEARAALVAPLQRALDTHLEDTEEHDQHQLTQITEQRARRTSDLAAARLGHSEAEQTARAHRTSLASGIKAMLKKVAAEFDRLDQEYGGYGAGLDFPEPEPPSEPDKPWRWTVSPKWRRAEGQRMSAYTLRSNTAQMDEKAVKLVCAAALARGADRPLLLILDELGRNLGKQHRREAVALFERIGNDHNITVVGALQDDMERYAIEASGLYIKLRRRSDTMAYNEEPVVVGNEANSDRVELLRSWMSSYRPGTLDVESEGAA, from the coding sequence GTGAGCCCAGTCTCGGGCGGCGCCTTCGACATAGTCGGCGAGCGGGTGCTCGTCGGCGTCCAGGTGGTCGACATCTCCCGGCTGTCTACGCACCCGGTGCCGATGATCGGCCAGGGCCTGGTCACCGTCGCCGGGCAGGGGCCGAAGGACTCCAACGGCGCCGGCAAGTCGTCGTTCATCGCGGCGTTGAGCCTGCTGCACGCCGACGAGCAGTGGAAGCTCACCAGCGGTGCGGCCGGCGCGGCTGAGCTGCTGTTCACGGCCGAACTGGCGGCTCAGGAAGGCCGCTGGTCCAACGTCGACCGCGGTTACGTCATCGGTGTCTTCGCGCCCCCGGGCACGGCCGACGTCACCATGCTGACCAGCAACACGCTGACCGTCTGGCTACGCATCAACCGCAAGGCGCCGTACATCGACGTGCGCTGGACCGACGGGCTGCACGTCCCGCACGGCGCCACCGAAGCGGAGCGGGCGGCCGGAGTCGACGCGATGTGGCAGGCGCTGCCGCGCAGCAACGGCCGCACCGACGTCCACGCCGGCCAGCTGTCGCGGGTCTTGTTCGGGCAGCACGCGCGCTGCGTGTCGTTCCTGTCGACGTCGGTACGCTCCAGTCAGACGGCGAACCTGCTGGCCCAGCCGCTGAACGACCTGCCGCCGCACCGCATCTTCGACGCCCTCGCCACACTCACGGGCCTCGACCGCGAGCTGGAGCACGAGCAGGTGCTGCGCACCGCCGAGCACCGGCACCGCAGCGACGTCCTCGACGCCGAGCGGGACCTCGCGACCTGGGAGAGCGAGATGGCGGTCGTCGAGGCCGGCATCGCTCGCCGGCTCGCGGCCCGGGATCTCCTCGACGACGCCCGCACGGCCTGGCGCGCCCGCTGCGCCCGGCATCTGCTGGACGGCGTCGAGCAGTCAGAGCACATCCGGCGCACGCTGGCCGAGCTCGACGAGCGCGAAGCGGAGCTGCGCGGCGAGATCGAGGCGGTCGAGGAGCGGTTGTCGGCGCTCACCGACGACGACGAGTCCGCCCGCCGCTTCGAGGCCGCACAGCGCCGCCGCAACGAGCTGATCGCCCGTGACCGCGAGTTGGAGGCGACCCACCTCGCGGCCACCCAGCAGGTCGAGCGGCTCAGCGAGACTCTCAGGTCGCTGACCGAGGAGGCGCAGGCCGCCGACGGCCGCACTCCGCCGGTCGCCGCCGAGGAACGGGAGCAGGCCCGCACAGTGCTCGAGGAGGCCCTCGGCGCCCAGGCGGTGGCCCGGGCCGCCGCCGGCGACGCCCGCCGCCGGCTTGCCGCGACGGAGTCCGGTGACGACGTCGCGGCCGAGCAGGTCGGGCTGCTGCGAACCGCCGGTGTCGAGGCGACCGCCCTGGTCGACGTCGTCGAGATCGACCCGGCGGAGCGCGACGTGTGGGAGCCGCGGCTGGCGCCCTACCGCGAGGCCGTGGTGGTCTCGCGGGACGACGGCGCCCGCGCGGCCGCCGCGCTGACCGGCCTGCCCGGCTCGCTGCTGGTGCTGGCCGACGCCGGCCGTGACCTGTCCGCGTTCCTCGCCGCGCTGGCCGACCGCGCGGGCGAGCCTGCCGCCGTCGTCGACGGGACAGCGACCACGGACGAGGCCGGGCCGGCCGCCGTCGTCGATGCGGCCGCCGGTGTGATCGCCGTCGGCGGGTTCGCCGACCCGATCACCGGGCAGCCGGCGCGGGTGGCCGCCGCGACCGCTGACCTCGAGGCCGCTTCCGCCGCCCTGGAGGAAGCCGGCGCCGCCGTCGACCAGGCCCGCGGCGCCGTCGCCCGGGCGGAGGCGCGGGCCCGCGCCGCCGACGCCGCCGAGCGGGCCGACGCCGTCCAGAAGGAGATCGGCGAGCTGCGCGAGGCCAACATCGAGCGGCAGGACCGCCGCGACGCGCTGGTCCCGGAACTCGCCGAGGCCGAGGCCGCATACGCCCGCGAGCTCGGCGTCCACAACTCCCGCGAGGAGCGCGTGAACAGCCTGCGCGACACCCGCAAGCGGCTGACGCAGACCCTCACCGAGCACGAATCGCGGCGCCTGGAGCTGATCTCCGAGCGCGACGGTCTCGGCCTGCTCGACCGCGAGAAGGCGTGGGGCGACTCCCCCGACGCCGCCCGCCGGCATCTGCTCGAACTCGACCAGGATGTCCAGGGCCGCACCACCGCGGAGTGGGACGAGGCAGCCTGCCGGCTGACCAACGAGGTGGCCATCAGGTGCTTCCCGCCCGGTACCCCGGCGGAGGAGATGACGGCCGAGCTTCGCGAGCTGCTGGTCACGCAGAACTGGGTCGGCGGCAGCCTCGAAGCACGAGCCGCCCTGGTCGCGCCGCTGCAGCGCGCCCTCGACACCCATCTCGAAGACACCGAGGAACACGACCAGCACCAGCTCACGCAGATCACCGAGCAGCGTGCCCGGCGCACCTCCGACCTCGCGGCCGCCCGGCTCGGGCACAGCGAGGCCGAGCAGACCGCCCGAGCCCACCGCACCTCACTCGCGTCGGGCATCAAGGCGATGCTGAAGAAGGTCGCGGCCGAGTTCGACCGCCTGGACCAGGAGTACGGCGGGTACGGCGCGGGGCTCGACTTCCCCGAACCGGAGCCGCCGTCGGAGCCGGACAAGCCGTGGCGCTGGACCGTCAGCCCCAAGTGGCGGCGCGCCGAGGGGCAGCGGATGTCCGCCTACACGCTGCGCAGCAACACCGCACAGATGGACGAGAAGGCCGTCAAACTGGTGTGCGCCGCCGCCCTGGCGCGGGGCGCGGACCGGCCGCTGCTGCTCATTCTCGACGAACTCGGGCGCAACCTCGGCAAGCAGCACCGCCGCGAAGCCGTCGCGCTGTTCGAGCGGATCGGCAACGACCACAACATCACCGTCGTCGGAGCACTGCAGGACGACATGGAGCGCTACGCCATCGAGGCGTCCGGGCTGTACATCAAGCTACGCCGGCGCTCGGACACCATGGCGTACAACGAAGAACCGGTTGTGGTCGGCAACGAAGCCAACAGCGACCGGGTCGAGCTGCTGCGCTCCTGGATGTCCTCCTACCGGCCCGGCACCCTCGACGTCGAGTCCGAAGGCGCCGCCTGA
- a CDS encoding CoA-binding protein, whose product MTTHQNDPDTVRRLLTTPATWAVVGLSGNRARPAYGVSQYVRDGLGMTIVPVNLRGEDALGVTGYRRLADVPAPVAVVDCFVNSQRVGEVVDDAIAEKDRLGITAVWLQLGVIDEAAAARAAAAGLEVVMDTCPAIEGPRLGV is encoded by the coding sequence GTGACCACCCACCAGAACGACCCCGACACCGTCCGCCGGCTGCTCACCACGCCCGCCACCTGGGCCGTCGTCGGGCTGTCCGGCAACCGGGCCCGGCCTGCCTACGGCGTCTCGCAGTACGTCCGCGACGGCCTCGGCATGACCATCGTGCCGGTGAACCTGCGCGGCGAGGACGCGCTCGGCGTGACCGGCTACCGGCGGCTGGCCGACGTCCCCGCACCGGTCGCCGTCGTCGACTGCTTCGTGAACAGCCAACGCGTCGGCGAGGTCGTCGACGACGCCATCGCGGAGAAGGACCGGCTCGGCATCACCGCCGTGTGGCTGCAGCTCGGGGTCATCGACGAAGCGGCGGCCGCGCGCGCAGCGGCCGCCGGCCTCGAGGTCGTCATGGACACCTGCCCGGCCATCGAAGGACCGCGCCTCGGCGTCTGA
- a CDS encoding serine protein kinase RIO, with the protein MHDNDSFAPMRPRGRANTREERADIAERSLDDAFAEYAVRYGLTVAGDNDPTTDGPPAGDRWSTWDESAAGERGPQPYPDWVITELAAVDTELGVLKTGKEADVFLLERAVPDTDRATLLAAKRYRDLQHRMFHRDAGYLEGRRDKESRINRAMAKRTAFGRDAIAGQWAYAEFAALSALWSAGVAVPYPVQILGTELLMEFIGGDDGVAAPRLAQLRPDPDELDHLWEQLVHNLSLMALAGYAHGDLSAYNLLVEDGRLVIIDVPQIVDVIGNPHGRSFLDRDVRNVGAWFTARGLHPGRVDDLGELLAAEARLSG; encoded by the coding sequence GTGCACGACAACGACAGTTTCGCCCCGATGCGCCCGCGCGGGCGCGCCAACACCCGTGAAGAGCGCGCTGACATCGCCGAGCGCAGCCTCGACGACGCGTTCGCCGAGTACGCCGTCCGGTACGGGCTCACCGTCGCAGGCGACAACGACCCCACGACGGACGGTCCGCCCGCCGGCGACCGCTGGTCCACCTGGGACGAGTCCGCCGCCGGCGAACGCGGTCCGCAGCCGTACCCCGACTGGGTGATCACCGAGCTCGCCGCCGTCGACACCGAGCTCGGGGTGCTCAAGACCGGGAAGGAAGCGGATGTGTTCCTGCTGGAACGCGCCGTCCCCGACACCGACCGGGCCACCTTGCTGGCCGCCAAACGCTACCGGGACCTGCAGCATCGCATGTTCCACCGGGACGCCGGCTACCTGGAGGGCCGGCGGGACAAGGAGTCGCGCATCAACCGTGCCATGGCGAAGCGGACGGCGTTCGGTCGCGACGCCATCGCCGGTCAGTGGGCCTATGCCGAGTTCGCCGCGTTGTCGGCGCTCTGGTCCGCGGGTGTGGCGGTGCCGTATCCGGTGCAGATCCTCGGCACCGAGCTGCTCATGGAGTTCATCGGCGGCGACGACGGCGTGGCGGCGCCGCGGTTGGCCCAGCTGCGCCCGGATCCGGACGAGCTGGACCACCTGTGGGAGCAGCTCGTGCACAACCTGTCGTTGATGGCGCTGGCCGGGTACGCGCACGGCGACCTGTCCGCGTACAACCTGCTGGTCGAGGACGGCCGGCTGGTGATCATCGACGTGCCGCAGATCGTGGACGTGATCGGCAACCCGCATGGGCGCTCGTTCCTGGACCGCGACGTGCGCAACGTCGGGGCGTGGTTCACCGCCCGCGGCCTGCACCCGGGCCGCGTCGACGACCTCGGCGAGCTGCTCGCCGCCGAGGCACGGCTCAGCGGTTGA
- the purE gene encoding 5-(carboxyamino)imidazole ribonucleotide mutase has translation MSDVTGLVTARGDGPPLVGIVMGSDSDWPVMSGAAEALDELGVAHEVGVVSAHRMPQAMLSYGEAAASRGLRVLIAGAGGAAHLPGMLASVTSLPVVGVPVPLKYLDGMDSLLSIVQMPAGVPVATVSVGGARNAGLLAARILGASDDELRSRLDSFRASLEAAATAKGEALRARLT, from the coding sequence ATGAGTGACGTCACCGGCTTGGTGACCGCGCGGGGCGACGGCCCACCGCTGGTCGGGATCGTGATGGGCTCTGACTCCGACTGGCCGGTGATGTCGGGAGCGGCTGAGGCTCTGGACGAGCTCGGCGTGGCGCACGAGGTCGGCGTCGTCTCCGCGCACCGGATGCCGCAGGCGATGCTGTCGTACGGCGAGGCCGCGGCGTCGCGAGGCCTGCGGGTGCTGATCGCCGGTGCCGGCGGCGCCGCCCACCTGCCCGGCATGCTCGCGTCGGTGACGTCGCTGCCCGTGGTGGGCGTCCCGGTGCCGCTGAAGTACCTGGACGGAATGGACTCCCTGCTGTCGATCGTGCAGATGCCGGCCGGGGTGCCGGTGGCGACGGTGTCCGTGGGCGGAGCGCGCAACGCCGGCCTCCTGGCCGCCCGCATCCTCGGCGCCTCCGACGACGAACTACGGTCGCGGCTCGACTCCTTCCGCGCATCGCTGGAGGCGGCAGCGACGGCCAAGGGCGAAGCCCTGCGCGCCCGCCTCACCTAA
- a CDS encoding 5-(carboxyamino)imidazole ribonucleotide synthase, whose translation MGDEATWPVVGMVGGGQLARMTQPAAVALGVRLSVLAASPEESAAQVVNDPVIADEKALADLRAFAAGCDVVTFDHEHVPPEHLQALEADGVLVRPGSAALLHAQDKGAMRSRLTSLGIPCPRHRIVSAPADVAEYSTSLGTDVVLKTTRGGYDGKGVWLVTPSTPAEVVEEPFRAGVPVLAEERVDYRRELSAVVARSPHGQAVAYPVVESVQRDGICVEVVAPAPGLSEDLAVEAQRLAISVAAELDVVGILAVELFETTDGRLLVNELAMRPHNSGHWSIDGAVTSQFENHLRAVLDLPLGSPAARAPYTVMVNVLGGDLPDIYPTYRHVMARDPELKVHWYGKGVRPGRKVGHVTAYGSDLAELRSRAWHAADYIRGVIDE comes from the coding sequence GTGGGTGATGAAGCGACGTGGCCCGTGGTGGGCATGGTCGGTGGCGGTCAGCTGGCACGGATGACCCAACCGGCCGCGGTGGCGCTGGGCGTGCGGCTGTCGGTGCTGGCCGCCTCGCCGGAGGAATCCGCCGCGCAGGTGGTCAACGACCCGGTCATCGCGGACGAGAAGGCCCTCGCCGACCTCAGGGCGTTCGCTGCCGGGTGTGACGTGGTGACGTTCGACCACGAGCACGTCCCACCGGAGCATCTGCAGGCGCTGGAGGCTGACGGCGTGCTGGTGCGGCCTGGGTCGGCGGCGCTGTTGCACGCGCAGGACAAGGGTGCGATGCGGTCCCGGCTGACCTCGCTGGGCATTCCGTGCCCGCGGCACCGCATCGTGTCCGCGCCCGCCGACGTCGCGGAGTACAGCACGTCGCTGGGCACCGACGTCGTACTGAAGACCACTCGCGGCGGCTACGACGGCAAGGGCGTCTGGCTGGTGACGCCGTCGACGCCGGCCGAGGTGGTCGAGGAACCCTTCCGGGCCGGCGTCCCGGTGCTGGCCGAGGAGCGGGTCGACTACCGGCGTGAGCTGTCCGCCGTCGTCGCCCGGTCCCCGCACGGACAGGCCGTCGCCTATCCCGTCGTCGAGTCGGTGCAGCGCGACGGCATCTGCGTCGAGGTGGTGGCACCCGCGCCGGGCCTGTCCGAGGACCTGGCCGTGGAGGCGCAGCGGCTGGCCATCTCGGTGGCGGCCGAACTGGACGTCGTCGGCATCCTCGCCGTCGAGCTGTTCGAGACCACCGACGGCCGGCTGCTGGTGAACGAGCTGGCGATGCGGCCGCACAACTCCGGGCACTGGAGCATCGACGGCGCGGTCACCAGCCAGTTCGAGAACCACCTGCGGGCCGTGCTCGACCTGCCGCTGGGCTCGCCTGCGGCCCGGGCCCCGTACACCGTCATGGTGAACGTGCTCGGCGGCGACCTGCCCGACATCTATCCGACGTACCGGCACGTGATGGCCCGCGATCCCGAGCTCAAGGTGCACTGGTACGGCAAGGGCGTGCGGCCTGGGCGGAAGGTCGGGCACGTCACCGCCTATGGATCGGACCTGGCAGAGTTGCGCTCGCGGGCCTGGCACGCGGCCGACTACATCCGTGGAGTGATCGATGAGTGA
- a CDS encoding GtrA family protein, whose amino-acid sequence MLDTVPPPRRAPRMLGAASRVWYGLHHLIREATKFATVGGIGFVVDLAIFNALLFGGDDGIGPLHDSPLWAKTIAVVLATGVTYTGNRLWTFRHRARTGVAREYALFFVLNGIGLGIALACLGFSRYVLGLSGPLADNIAANVVGLLLGTLFRFWSYRTWVFPAAAQPAAQQIT is encoded by the coding sequence GTGCTCGATACCGTGCCGCCGCCGCGCCGCGCCCCGCGAATGCTGGGTGCGGCGTCTCGTGTCTGGTATGGCCTGCATCATCTGATCCGCGAGGCCACCAAGTTCGCCACCGTCGGTGGCATCGGCTTCGTCGTCGACCTCGCCATCTTCAACGCCTTGCTGTTCGGCGGCGACGACGGCATCGGCCCGCTGCACGACTCCCCGCTGTGGGCGAAGACCATCGCGGTGGTCCTGGCCACCGGCGTCACCTACACCGGCAACCGGTTGTGGACGTTCCGGCACCGGGCCCGAACCGGTGTGGCCCGCGAGTACGCGCTGTTCTTCGTGCTCAACGGCATCGGCCTCGGCATCGCGCTGGCCTGCCTCGGGTTCTCCCGCTACGTGCTGGGGCTGTCGGGGCCGCTGGCCGACAACATCGCGGCCAACGTCGTCGGGCTGCTGCTGGGCACGCTGTTCCGGTTCTGGTCGTACCGCACCTGGGTGTTCCCGGCAGCCGCGCAGCCCGCGGCCCAGCAGATCACCTGA
- a CDS encoding hydroxymethylglutaryl-CoA lyase has product MTFPQRVSVREVGPRDGLQNEDPISTAGKVELIDALTRTGVRRIEAVSFVHPKAIPQMADADDVWSRVRRDPRVRYSALVPNLRGAQRALAAGFTELEVVVSASDTHNRKNINRSTEESLDNLPELAGMVHDGGGTLQLIVSTAWGCPYEGDVPVERVLWAVGRGVAAGVDSLAYGDTTGMATPPRVTRLVEATRSAHPDLPLGLHFHNTRGTGLANVYAALQLGVDDFDASVGGLGGCPYAPGASGNIATEELVYMLEDMGIDTGVDLTALLGVAGLAERLVGRKLDSQLLRAGPAMR; this is encoded by the coding sequence GTGACGTTTCCCCAGCGCGTGAGCGTGCGTGAGGTCGGGCCGCGGGACGGCCTGCAGAACGAGGACCCGATCTCCACGGCCGGCAAGGTCGAGCTGATCGACGCGCTGACCCGGACCGGGGTGCGGCGCATCGAGGCGGTGTCGTTCGTGCATCCGAAGGCGATCCCGCAGATGGCCGACGCCGACGACGTGTGGTCGCGGGTCCGCCGCGATCCCCGAGTCCGCTACTCGGCGCTGGTGCCGAACCTGCGGGGTGCGCAGCGGGCGCTGGCGGCCGGCTTCACCGAGCTCGAGGTGGTGGTCTCCGCCTCCGACACGCACAACCGCAAGAACATCAACCGCTCCACCGAGGAGTCACTGGATAACTTGCCGGAGTTGGCCGGCATGGTCCACGACGGCGGCGGCACGCTGCAGCTGATCGTCTCCACCGCCTGGGGCTGCCCGTACGAGGGTGACGTGCCGGTCGAGCGGGTGCTGTGGGCGGTCGGGCGGGGCGTGGCGGCCGGCGTCGACTCGCTGGCCTACGGCGACACCACCGGCATGGCCACCCCGCCGCGGGTCACCCGGCTGGTCGAGGCGACCCGATCGGCGCACCCGGACCTGCCGCTCGGCCTGCATTTCCACAACACCCGCGGTACCGGGCTGGCCAACGTGTACGCCGCGCTGCAGCTGGGCGTCGACGACTTCGACGCGTCGGTGGGCGGACTTGGCGGCTGCCCGTACGCGCCAGGCGCCTCGGGGAACATCGCCACCGAGGAGCTGGTGTACATGCTCGAGGACATGGGCATCGACACCGGCGTGGACCTCACGGCGCTGCTCGGGGTCGCCGGGCTCGCCGAACGGCTGGTGGGCCGGAAACTGGACTCGCAGCTCCTGCGGGCCGGGCCGGCGATGCGCTGA